A part of Candidatus Cloacimonadota bacterium genomic DNA contains:
- a CDS encoding peptidoglycan bridge formation glycyltransferase FemA/FemB family protein, which produces MKKQLVCKILESQAGLEDWNSFISSTEECPIIQSVEWGEFKKISGWQPIRIAVFDDNRIIGGISILKRKIPFIGKSLFYAPRGPVLDFHNEDVFYTLITKIKEVAKQHNAIVLKIDPEVLETDAEAKDILDKYDFHFVKKQIQPRATLFLDLTQSLNDLLANFESKTRYNIRLSVRKGVQVKEMTNIEGVDIFYNIYIATAKRDTFIIHPYKYYKRVVEKLADKGMVHIFFAHYQDTPIAGVYIFSFGHKVWYMYGASLNKYRNVMPNQAIHWEVIKWAKEKGYKTYDLWGIPVNPHPMHPLFGVYRFKKGFGGEFKKFVGMHDLVLQPFWYNLMNKGIKTYVSIRSLIKKGKISDSLGE; this is translated from the coding sequence GTGAAAAAACAGTTAGTATGTAAAATTTTAGAATCACAAGCCGGCTTAGAAGATTGGAATAGTTTTATTAGTTCCACAGAAGAATGCCCGATAATTCAATCAGTAGAATGGGGCGAGTTTAAAAAGATATCGGGATGGCAACCGATTAGAATTGCTGTTTTTGATGATAACAGAATTATTGGTGGCATATCAATCTTGAAAAGGAAGATTCCATTTATAGGGAAGTCTTTATTTTATGCACCAAGAGGACCAGTTTTGGATTTTCATAATGAGGATGTTTTCTATACATTGATTACAAAAATAAAAGAAGTTGCGAAACAGCATAACGCAATTGTATTGAAGATTGACCCGGAAGTATTAGAAACTGATGCTGAAGCAAAGGATATATTAGACAAGTATGATTTTCATTTTGTAAAAAAGCAGATTCAACCAAGAGCAACACTCTTTTTGGATTTGACACAAAGCTTAAATGATTTACTAGCAAATTTTGAATCAAAAACCCGTTATAATATTCGTCTTTCTGTGCGAAAAGGAGTCCAAGTTAAAGAAATGACAAATATTGAAGGTGTGGACATTTTTTATAATATCTATATTGCGACAGCAAAAAGAGACACATTCATTATTCATCCTTATAAATATTATAAAAGGGTTGTTGAAAAATTAGCTGATAAAGGTATGGTGCATATATTTTTTGCACATTATCAGGATACGCCGATTGCAGGAGTTTATATTTTTTCTTTTGGGCACAAAGTCTGGTATATGTATGGTGCTTCATTAAACAAATATCGCAATGTTATGCCTAATCAGGCAATTCATTGGGAGGTTATAAAATGGGCAAAAGAAAAAGGCTATAAAACTTATGATTTGTGGGGGATTCCTGTAAACCCGCATCCGATGCATCCCTTATTCGGAGTGTATAGATTTAAAAAAGGTTTTGGTGGAGAATTCAAAAAGTTTGTTGGAATGCATGACCTGGTTCTTCAGCCATTCTGGTATAACCTAATGAATAAAGGCATTAAGACTTATGTTTCAATACGAAGTCTTATAAAAAAAGGTAAGATTTCAGATTCGCTTGGAGAGTAA